TCCGGATCAAAGCTTACTTACAGCTCCCCGAAGCATATCGGTGTTAGTCCCGTCCTTCATCGGCTCCTAGTGCCAAGGCATTCACCGTGCGCCCTTTCTAACTTAACCTAAAAGGTTTATTTCTCTATTAAAAATAGAGAGAAAACTAAAATGGCGATTACTCGATGTTTACTTTGCTTCTTCTTACGATTATCTAGTTTTCAAAGAACGATTAAAAAAAGCTTTGAGAGAAATTGCTCCCTCAAAACTAAACAAACAGAAAACAATCAAACAAACTTATTTTGTCTGGCTCATATGTCCAGCTTATATCCTTAGAAAGGAGGTGATCCAGCCGCACCTTCCGATACGGCTACCTTGTTACGACTTCACCCCAATCATCTGTCCCACCTTAGGCGGCTGGCTCCTTACGGTTACCCCACCGACTTCGGGTGTTACAAACTCTCGTGGTGTGACGGGCGGTGTGTACAAGGCCCGGGAACGTATTCACCGCGGCATGCTGATCCGCGATTACTAGCGATTCCGGCTTCATGTAGGCGAGTTGCAGCCTACAATCCGAACTGAGAATGGTTTTATGGGATTGGCTTAACCTTGCGGTTTCGCAGCCCTTTGTACCATCCATTGTAGCACGTGTGTAGCCCAGGTCATAAGGGGCATGATGATTTGACGTCATCCCCACCTTCCTCCGGTTTGTCACCGGCAGTCACCTTAGAGTGCCCAACTGAATGCTGGCAACTAAGATCAAGGGTTGCGCTCGTTGCGGGACTTAACCCAACATCTCACGACACGAGCTGACGACAACCATGCACCACCTGTCACTCTGTCCCCCGAAGGGGAACGTCCTATCTCTAGGATTGTCAGAGGATGTCAAGACCTGGTAAGGTTCTTCGCGTTGCTTCGAATTAAACCACATGCTCCACCGCTTGTGCGGGCCCCCGTCAATTCCTTTGAGTTTCAGCCTTGCGGCCGTACTCCCCAGGCGGAGTGCTTAATGCGTTAGCTGCAGCACTAAAGGGCGGAAACCCTCTAACACTTAGCACTCATCGTTTACGGCGTGGACTACCAGGGTATCTAATCCTGTTTGCTCCCCACGCTTTCGCGCCTCAGCGTCAGTTACAGACCAGAAAGCCGCCTTCGCCACTGGTGTTCCTCCACATCTCTACGCATTTCACCGCTACACGTGGAATTCCGCTTTCCTCTTCTGCACTCAAGTCCCCCAGTTTCCAATGACCCTCCACGGTTGAGCCGTGGGCTTTCACATCAGACTTAAAGGACCGCCTGCGCGCGCTTTACGCCCAATAATTCCGGACAACGCTTGCCACCTACGTATTACCGCGGCTGCTGGCACGTAGTTAGCCGTGGCTTTCTGGTTAGGTACCGTCAAGGTACCGGCAGTTACTCCGGTACTTGTTCTTCCCTAACAACAGAGCTTTACGACCCGAAGGCCTTCATCGCTCACGCGGCGTTGCTCCATCAGACTTTCGTCCATTGTGGAAGATTCCCTACTGCTGCCTCCCGTAGGAGTCTGGGCCGTGTCTCAGTCCCAGTGTGGCCGATCACCCTCTCAGGTCGGCTACGCATCGTCGCCTTGGTGAGCCGTTACCTCACCAACTAGCTAATGCGCCGCGGGCCCATCTGTAAGTGTCAGCCGAAACCGACTTTCAGCTTTTCCTCATGTGAGGAAAAGGATTATCCGGTATTAGCTCCGGTTTCCCGAAGTTATCCCAGTCTTACAGGCAGGTTGCCCACGTGTTACTCACCCGTCCGCCGCTAACCAACAGGAGCAAGCTCCTATTGATTCGCTCGACTTGCATGTATTAGGCACGCCGCCAGCGTTCGTCCTGAGCCAGGATCAAACTCTCCAAGAAAGTTGATTAGCTCATAAAATAAAACGTTGGCTTAGTTTCGATAAGAAACTAATATTATTGTTTGTTGACGTTTTTGTTTGTTTAGTTTTCAAAGAACAATTAATGATATAACTTTTACATCTTATCATTTTTCATTTTCGCTGTCAACAACTTTTTTAAGATTAACAGTTGTTTTTTAATGACAACTTTTATATTTTACCAACATCTATTTGCATTGTCAACAACTTTTTTAAGATTAACAGTTGTTTTTTAATGACAACTTTCATAGTTTACCAACATCTATTTGCATTGTCAACAAAAAAATTACCTTTAAACAAAAAGAATAATAGTTTCTGTAGCAACTTTCATATCTTATCACCGTTATGTTGAAAAGTCTACTCTAAAATTAGAAAATCGGGCTGAATTTTAAACGAATATTTCATTCTTAAACAATATACCGGTTTGTTTAAATGCTTTAAAGCAGTATAATCTAAGGAAGACTATTTGAAAAATTTAAATAAATGGAGGGCAGAATATATTGGTATCATTTATATTAGTTGTTTTGGTATTATTTCTGATCCCTGGTCCAGCCGTTCTGTTAACCATCTCGCAAACAGCACAAGGAGGAAGAAAAGCTGGTGTCATCACTGGTGTTGGGATTGCTGTTGGTGATTTAATCCATACGGTTGCAGCCGTTCTCGGGCTCTCTGCAGTTTTAATGACTTCGGCTCTAGCTTTTGAGATGGTAAAATATTTAGGCGCTGCCTATCTAATTTTTCTAGGGATTAAATCACTTTTGGAAAAATCGAAAGAAAATAAAAAGCAAGCCGCAAAAAAGAACACTGCGGCCGTGTCGTTTCGCCAGGCATTATTAATCGAATTACTGAACCCAAAAACAGCTCTTTTTTTCTTAGCCTTCCTTCCGCAATTTATCCGTAGTAACGGAACCCCTGTCGTTTACCAGTTATTAATTCTTGGACTAACGTTTGTATTTATGAGTATTTTGTACACAACTCTTATTGCATTTTTGACTAGTTCTATAGGTGAAAAATTATTTTCTAAAAAGAATAGAAGATTTACACGATGGCAAGGCAAGGTTGTTGGCTCGATCTATATTGGCTTGGGGCTGCAACTAGTGCTTCAAAATCAAAGGTAAAAAAAAGAGCATGAAAGCTCTTTTTTTCATTTCCTAATGATTAGCGACCCCTACATAATGAAATCCTAAACTCTCCAATATCCCCTTATCAAGTATATTTCTTCCATCAAAAATATAGGGTTGATTCATAAGTAGTTTCAGTCTTTCCCAATCAAGATTTTTATATTCATCCCAATCTGTGCAAATGACGAGTGCATCTGCATCGGCAACCGTTTCTTCAATCACAGGAAATTGGTCAGAGTGCCCGGCCATTTTTACGATCGGATCGTGTACTTTAACCTTCGCTTGTTCCACTTTTAATCTATCGATCAAATTAAGGCTCGGTGATTCCCTTGTGTCATCAGTATTCGCTTTAAATGCTAATCCGAGTACAGCTATTATTTTATTTTTTAAATCACCACCAAAGGCCTGCTTCATTTTATCAATAAAATATCGCGGTTGTCCTTCATTCACCTGAACAACACTCTCTAAAATGGAAAGGGGTTTGCCATTTTCCTTTGCTATTTGGATTAGCGCGTTCACATCCTTTGGAAAACAGGAACCGCCATAGCCCATTCCAGCTTTTAAAAAATGCGGTCCAATCCGGTGGTCGAGACCAACTCCTTTGGAAACATCCTTCACATTAATCTTAAGGTCATCACAAACCCGTGCTAATTCGTTAATGTAGGAAATTTTCATCGCAAGAAAGGAATTAGCGGCATACTTGATCATTTCGGAGGCTTTCGGGTTGGTTTCAATGATAGGGCATGGAAAATTCTGATACAATTCCTTCATTAATTTACTTGCTGTTTCGCTCGTTGTGCCGATGACAATTCGATCGGGATTAAGGGCATCATGAAGTGCGGACCCCTCCCTTAGGAACTCAGGATTAGAGACGACATCAAAGGGGATCTGCTCATCTTGACTTTCCTTGATCCATTTTGTCACTAAATTAGCTGTCCCCACCGGTACCGTACTTTTGGTGACAATTACTTTATATCGGTTCATATATATGCTTATTGACTCAGCTACACTTTTTACATAGGTAAGGTCAGCACTTCCATCGTCACACTGTGGTGTACCGACACAAATGAAAATAAGATCATTCTCTTCGATGGCCCTTTTAGAATTTTTTGTAAACATTATATTTTGGGCTGTAACATGCTTACTTAACAAATCCTCTAGTCCAGGCTCATAGAAATGAAGTTTACCTGCTTGTAAAGCTTTGATTTTATGATCATCAAGATCTAACCCCGTAACCTGATGACCCATTTCACAAAATATAAGGCCTGTCGTCGTCCCGACGTAACCTGTTCCGACGATTAATATTTTCACGTTGTTTTTCCCCCTTTATTACCTATAGAGAAGTATCAGCGTTGTAAAGCTGATGTTTTGGCTTATTACCTTTATCTCAACGTCATGGCTTGTTTTAATTTATTCCTAAACGTATGCAGTGGAATGTTGTCCAACAGAAAAGGGCGCTTAACGGGGATGTGTCCAAAGGGGCGGGAACGGTTTAGATCGCATTCTTACCAATAAGATTTTTTGTAACCATAATAGCCGAAATATGGGCACTTCGGGCACAATAAAATTTTTTGCGACCAAAATAGAAGAAATATGAGCGTATCGGGCACAATAAAAAAGGCACCTATTAAAGGTACCTCTCCACGTTAGATCCAGCCTTTTTTTTCGGCGATGCTGGCGGCTTCGGTTCGATTTTTGGCATCGAGCTTGTGGATGATTTCGGAGATGTAGTTGCGGACGGTGCCGGATGATAGATAGAGCTCGGATGTAATTTCTTTTGTTGTTTTTCCTAAGGCTGCTAATCTTAAAATCTCTTGTTCTTTTGGGGTCAATGGATTTTCTTCACGAATCACGTCGAAGGTCAGCTCCGGACTGAATACCCTTTTTCCCGCCATCACCTTGCGAATGGCATCGGCAAGCTCATCAATCTCCCCATCCTTCAACAAGTAGCCGTGAACGCCGATTTTTACCGCACGTTCAAAATATCCAGGGCGCGCAAAGGTAGTTAAGATAATGACCTTACTGGGTGACAAGCGCCTTGTGAGTTCGTCAGCCACTTCGAGTCCATTTAAAACAGGCATTTCAATATCCATCAAGCAGACATCCGGCTCGAGTTCTAAGATTGCCGCGAGCGCTTCTTCCCCGTTCAGCGCCTGGCCAATCACCTTCATGTCCGCCTCCAAATCTAACAGTGAACCGAGCGCTCCCAATAACATTCGTTGATCTTCGGAAATAAACAAGCGAATCATACAGAAGCCCCCCTTTTATAAATAAATTAGTTTGCATGAACTTTAATAACTGGATAACTTCAGCGACTAGGCGATTCCGCTTTTCTACTTTCCTTTATCTCTGTCGTAAGCGGTCCAGTCCCATACATCGCTATGCGGGTGCTTCCGCTTTTATTATAATCGGCACGTTGATTTCCAAAACCGCTCCGTTATGGTTTGAAAGGGCGAGTACACCGTCAACGAGTGCCAACCTCTCTTCCATCCCTCGCAAACCGTTCCCAAAAGGATGATTATTCCTTACTCCCATCCCATCATCCCGGATCACTATGTTCATTTTTTCAGAAAAAAGCTTAATTGAGATGGAACAATGGGTGGCACGGCTATGCTTTACGACATTAGTCGCTGCTTCACGCACACACATGCCGACAATATTCTGCGTAAAAGGAGAAATCCTGGAAAAATCAGCAGCACCATCGTACTGATAGGTAATCCCAGCTGTGTTTAATATTTGTTGTACTTGCAGGAGCTCTTCTTCAATTGTGGCTGCGCGCATATCCGTAACCAGCTCGCGTACTTGCTTGAGCGCTGCCCTTGAAGTGACCTCCATTTCCTTAGCCTCGATCCGTGCCCGTTCTGGGTCAACCGCAGTCAACCGCTGTACAAGCTGGCTTTTTAACGTCAAAAGGGACAGTGTATGACCAAGCGTATCATGGAGGTCACGGGCAATCCGGACCCGCTCCTCACGCTTCACTAATTCTTCAATTGTCTGATTTGCTTGGTCAAGCTCCTTTTCCAGCTCCATGCGGCGATTCATAGAACGGACTCCAAACGGTGAAATCAGCATGATGATAAGGAATGGAACGAAGTAAAAAAGCTCTGACGGGGTTAAAAAAGTCTTCGTTCGGATTACATGGATTATGAACGGGAGAATTTCAACTATCGTTAAACTGATCAATCCACGCTTAAATCCCCTTTTATCTCGGTACCAGCCGATAAAATTCGCCGGAAAAAACCCTAAAAATATGTGGTTTAAGTCATAAAACACACTGAAAATAAACACAATCGCCAACTGTACCGCAAGCCAGTAGGTGAACTTTCTTTTTCCCATTGAAAAATAAAGCTGGCGATAGGACACTAAGAAAAGCAGCACCATCCCATAGCCGATGAGCTGCTTCACTCCTGATTCCCTCGTAAGATAAAGGGCAGGAAAACTGATATAAACGAGAAAGATATAGGGAAAGAAACCAAATTTTCTTGGAAAAACTGACCATTTCATACCACATCACGCCGCTTCTTGTTTTCGTCTAATATACTTCGATAGTAGCATGAAGAGGGCTAAATAAGCGATCAAAATCGCAATATTTTTCCAATCGGGCAAATTACCACGGACAATCTCCCAGGCTCCATTGCCAAAATTGTAGGAAGGCAGCCATTTTCCAATCGTTTGCATCATTTTTGGCATAATTTCAAGCGGCATCCATAGTCCACCTGCAACCGCCAACACCATATAAATCACGTTGCTAACACCAGCTGCCGTTTCAACCTTTTTCATCATCCCGATTAAAGTACCAATGGCGAGGAATGGCAGCGATCCGAGTAAAATCCATAAACTGCTCGCGATCCATTCAAACGCGGTAAGTGAAACACCATTGATGATCGCCCCTGCGATAAAAATAATTGTAATCGAGAGAAGATGGATCACACTTTGTCCTATCATTTGCGCCGCAAAATAGACGGTGTCTGAAAGCGGGGTGATGCGAATAAATGTCTGCCAGCCTTGCGAACGCTCCTGTACCATCCGGATTCCGAGTGTCATCATTGACGAGCCCATCACGCTGAACACTGTCATTGACATGAGGTAATGCGCCTGCCACTCCGCCTTATCCGGGGCATTCGTATTCACCACATTTGTAAAAATATAATAGAAGAGAATCGGCATCACAAGTGACCAAAATACAAAATAGCGATTTCTTAACACCCTGATAATCTCGACTTTACATTGCATTTGTAATGCTTTCATTTATATGGCCTCCTTCGTGTCGCTTGTCAGCTGTTCGAACGCTTCCTCAAGTTTTCCATGTTCAATTTGAATATCATGGGCACCAATTTTTTCTTGAAAAATAAGTTCCAATACACGGTCGGTATTATTCGACTGAAGGTAGACACGATTATTTTTTCGGTAAATATCATCAATTTCACTGTGAAGATATAGGTTTTCAAGCGAAATTTCCGGGTCGACGATAAAGGAGACGGATTGCTTCGAAATTCTTGCTTTGATTTGCGCCGGCGTTCCATCAGCGACAATGGCACCGTCTTTAAACAATAGGATCCTGTCTGCGGCATCATCTGCTTCCTGCAGATAATGCGTTGAAAAAATAATTGTTTTGCCGTGGTCAGCCAGATGGTGAATGGTTTGCCAAAAACGATTTCTTGATGCAATATCCATTCCGACGGTCGGTTCATCAAAAATGATGAGCTCCGGATTTCCCGCTAGAGCAAGAGCAAAACTTAATCGGCGCTTTTGTCCTCCTGATAATTTTTCAGCCCGAGTTTTCAGATCCTGATCAGTTAGGCCTGTTAAGTTGATGAGTTCAGGCATCGCCAGTGGCTGTAGATAATAGCTTCTGATTAATTCGAGGATTTCCCGTACCTTTAGTCCTGGCATCACACTGACTTCTTGGAGCATGGTACCGATTTTTTCACGAACCTGCTTTTCTTGCGGCTGGAGGTTAAATAATTTGACCTCTCCTGCAGTTGGTTTAAGCAGTCCTAAGATCATCGAGATCGTAGTTGTTTTTCCGGCGCCATTCGGTCCAAGAATCGCCACCACCTCGCCTTTTCCAATGGTGAAAGATACATCGTTGACTGCTGTTTTATGTTGAAATGACTTTGTCACGTTCCTTAAGGTTAAAATTTCGTTCATTTTTCGAACACCTCCTGATTACTTGATTTCATTGTACAGTGTAGGGGGAGGTAAATTTTAGTAAGCAATGTCACAAAAAAAGATGACAAATGTCATTTTCTCATAAATAAAGAGACCTCCAATTAATGAAGGTCTCAAAAACTTCAGCCACTTTCCACCTCAAACGAATGTTTATGGTGTCAGGCACCATTTCTACTGTATGGGTATTGTTTATGGTGACTAACACAACTAGTAAAGTAAGTATTGTTCGCGGACATCCATGAATTTGTCTAGATCTGGCTGCCATTCTGCTTTCATTTCTTCGATTGTTTTTCCTGCTTCAATTCCAGCTCGGATGGAACCGTTGCCGACTAGGTTATCGAAGAAAGAGATTCCATTGCTGCCAGGTGCCCGGAATTGGAAATCATTCGGATACATGTCATGGATGGTTTTAACAATGTAAAGTCCTGTTTCAAATGGTTTGTAGGCATTCCGGTTTGTTACATGGATTTGCACACCATGGCTTAACTTGTTCACAAATTTCGATGTAGAAGGAATAAACGATGCAGCTCTGAATTTTACGCCAGGTAAATGATAAGAATTCAGTTTTGCTGCAAGATCATCACTGTTAATAAATGGAGCTCCAATCAATTCAAACGGTCTTGTTGTACCACGTCCTTCAGAAACATTGGTTCCTTCGATTAAACAGGCACCAGGATAAACTAATGCCGTATCTAAAGTAGGCATATTCGGTGACGGCATGACGAATTGTAGATCAGTGTCATCGTAATACATACTGCGCTTCCAGCCTTCCATTTTCACAACCGTTAAATCGGCGCCGATGTTAAACTCCTTGTTAAATAGCTGCGCCAATTCTCCAACCGTCATCCCGTGACGAACAGGGATCGGAAATTCACCTACAAAGGATGAATACTTATCTTCGAGGATCGGTCCCTCTACTTTTGCACCACTGATTGGGTTCGGGCGGTCAAGAACGATAAATGGAATATTATTTTCTTTCGCCGCTTCCATCGCTAACGCCATCGTGTAAATATACGTGTAAAAACGTGCCCCTACGTCCTGAATATCAAATAATAATACATCGACATTACTTAACATTTCAGGTGTCGGCTTTTTGGTTCTTCCATAAAGACTGTACACCGGAATTCCAGTTTTTTCATCGATATAGGACTCAATATATGAACCGGCAGGAGCACTGCCACGGACACCATGTTCTGGTCCATATAACGCAGTAAGTTCCACATTGGAATTATTGTACAGCAAATCTACGATACTATTAAGCTCTTGATCGACCCCTGTGGGATTGGTAATTAAGCCAACACGCTTCCCTTTAATTAAATCAAGACGATCCTTTAGTAACACTTCAACACCTAAACGGAACTTCCCATTGTTCTTTTCTTTCTCTATATCGTTCTTGGCAAATACCGCCGATACTGTGGAAAGGACTAGCAGCAGCGCCAGAATACCCGAAAGCCATTTCTTTTTCATCGTATCGTACCCCTCCTTATTTTTGAAAAATTAATACCCTAATCCATGGTCAAATCCATATAAGACGCTGCCATCCTGGTTGTAAATCGTAACCGGGAGCTTGGCAGTTGGCTTATTTACACCAAAAATTGTGTTAACTGCGACCTCAAAGCTTACATTCTTCGTTCCATACTGTGTCAGATAAGCATCTACATTAGGGTAAGCCATAATATCATACGGATTTCTAATCCCTACACCAATAACCGATGCATCCGTTTCGTCAATCATTTGATTGGCTAACTTCATTAAATTAGCAGAAGGCAATCTTCCGCTCACTGTAGAAGTATTCGTTCCAACAATGATATATTTTGCTGTTTTTGCGATAGCCAGATCGGCAGCTGAAAGTGGAGATGTAGTATTAATGACTGTTACATTTGCATGATGCTTCTGAACTTCAGCAGCGATTACAGGAGCACTCGAACCCACGACAACGATTTTTTCGTCAGCTCCAGCCTTTAATGGGAGAACTCCGCTATTTTTTACAAGTGTAATCGACTTAGACGCAGCTTCTTTTTCTATCTGCAAATGTTCAGCTGATCTTGCAACTTTCTCTGCATTGGCAATCTTTTCATCAAGGCTTTTTTCTACTTCAGCTTTGACGATACCCCTATTTAATTTCAACGTTAAAATCCGCTCAACAGACTGTTCGATTCTTTCCTCTGAAATATCACCGGATTTAACTGCATCGTAAAGGCCATTTGCTACTGATTCAAGTCCTACAGGCATTAAGACAATATCTGTTCCAGCTTTTACAGCACGAATAGCTGCATCTACTGGACCAAAATGG
The DNA window shown above is from Neobacillus sp. WH10 and carries:
- a CDS encoding LysE family translocator encodes the protein MVSFILVVLVLFLIPGPAVLLTISQTAQGGRKAGVITGVGIAVGDLIHTVAAVLGLSAVLMTSALAFEMVKYLGAAYLIFLGIKSLLEKSKENKKQAAKKNTAAVSFRQALLIELLNPKTALFFLAFLPQFIRSNGTPVVYQLLILGLTFVFMSILYTTLIAFLTSSIGEKLFSKKNRRFTRWQGKVVGSIYIGLGLQLVLQNQR
- a CDS encoding UDP-glucose/GDP-mannose dehydrogenase family protein, giving the protein MKILIVGTGYVGTTTGLIFCEMGHQVTGLDLDDHKIKALQAGKLHFYEPGLEDLLSKHVTAQNIMFTKNSKRAIEENDLIFICVGTPQCDDGSADLTYVKSVAESISIYMNRYKVIVTKSTVPVGTANLVTKWIKESQDEQIPFDVVSNPEFLREGSALHDALNPDRIVIGTTSETASKLMKELYQNFPCPIIETNPKASEMIKYAANSFLAMKISYINELARVCDDLKINVKDVSKGVGLDHRIGPHFLKAGMGYGGSCFPKDVNALIQIAKENGKPLSILESVVQVNEGQPRYFIDKMKQAFGGDLKNKIIAVLGLAFKANTDDTRESPSLNLIDRLKVEQAKVKVHDPIVKMAGHSDQFPVIEETVADADALVICTDWDEYKNLDWERLKLLMNQPYIFDGRNILDKGILESLGFHYVGVANH
- a CDS encoding response regulator transcription factor encodes the protein MIRLFISEDQRMLLGALGSLLDLEADMKVIGQALNGEEALAAILELEPDVCLMDIEMPVLNGLEVADELTRRLSPSKVIILTTFARPGYFERAVKIGVHGYLLKDGEIDELADAIRKVMAGKRVFSPELTFDVIREENPLTPKEQEILRLAALGKTTKEITSELYLSSGTVRNYISEIIHKLDAKNRTEAASIAEKKGWI
- a CDS encoding sensor histidine kinase, translating into MKWSVFPRKFGFFPYIFLVYISFPALYLTRESGVKQLIGYGMVLLFLVSYRQLYFSMGKRKFTYWLAVQLAIVFIFSVFYDLNHIFLGFFPANFIGWYRDKRGFKRGLISLTIVEILPFIIHVIRTKTFLTPSELFYFVPFLIIMLISPFGVRSMNRRMELEKELDQANQTIEELVKREERVRIARDLHDTLGHTLSLLTLKSQLVQRLTAVDPERARIEAKEMEVTSRAALKQVRELVTDMRAATIEEELLQVQQILNTAGITYQYDGAADFSRISPFTQNIVGMCVREAATNVVKHSRATHCSISIKLFSEKMNIVIRDDGMGVRNNHPFGNGLRGMEERLALVDGVLALSNHNGAVLEINVPIIIKAEAPA
- a CDS encoding ABC transporter permease, with protein sequence MKALQMQCKVEIIRVLRNRYFVFWSLVMPILFYYIFTNVVNTNAPDKAEWQAHYLMSMTVFSVMGSSMMTLGIRMVQERSQGWQTFIRITPLSDTVYFAAQMIGQSVIHLLSITIIFIAGAIINGVSLTAFEWIASSLWILLGSLPFLAIGTLIGMMKKVETAAGVSNVIYMVLAVAGGLWMPLEIMPKMMQTIGKWLPSYNFGNGAWEIVRGNLPDWKNIAILIAYLALFMLLSKYIRRKQEAA
- a CDS encoding ABC transporter ATP-binding protein yields the protein MNEILTLRNVTKSFQHKTAVNDVSFTIGKGEVVAILGPNGAGKTTTISMILGLLKPTAGEVKLFNLQPQEKQVREKIGTMLQEVSVMPGLKVREILELIRSYYLQPLAMPELINLTGLTDQDLKTRAEKLSGGQKRRLSFALALAGNPELIIFDEPTVGMDIASRNRFWQTIHHLADHGKTIIFSTHYLQEADDAADRILLFKDGAIVADGTPAQIKARISKQSVSFIVDPEISLENLYLHSEIDDIYRKNNRVYLQSNNTDRVLELIFQEKIGAHDIQIEHGKLEEAFEQLTSDTKEAI
- a CDS encoding DUF1343 domain-containing protein — encoded protein: MKKKWLSGILALLLVLSTVSAVFAKNDIEKEKNNGKFRLGVEVLLKDRLDLIKGKRVGLITNPTGVDQELNSIVDLLYNNSNVELTALYGPEHGVRGSAPAGSYIESYIDEKTGIPVYSLYGRTKKPTPEMLSNVDVLLFDIQDVGARFYTYIYTMALAMEAAKENNIPFIVLDRPNPISGAKVEGPILEDKYSSFVGEFPIPVRHGMTVGELAQLFNKEFNIGADLTVVKMEGWKRSMYYDDTDLQFVMPSPNMPTLDTALVYPGACLIEGTNVSEGRGTTRPFELIGAPFINSDDLAAKLNSYHLPGVKFRAASFIPSTSKFVNKLSHGVQIHVTNRNAYKPFETGLYIVKTIHDMYPNDFQFRAPGSNGISFFDNLVGNGSIRAGIEAGKTIEEMKAEWQPDLDKFMDVREQYLLY